CAGGCGTTTGCGCACTTTGGCGGCCAGGGGGTCGTTGTAGGTGCGGCTCAGATCAGCCACTTTGATGGCAGTGGGGTCGGTGAGGCCGCCGGCGCCGCCGGTGGTGATGATGGGGATTTTGTTGCGGCGGCAGTGGTGGATCATCGCCGCTTTGAAGCGGATGCTGTCGATGGCGTCGATGACGTAGTCGTACCCGCGCCGGGGGGCGAGATAGTCGCGCACATTGCGCTCGCTGAGAAAGTCGTCAATGGTGTGGCAGCGGCACTCGGGGTTGATGCTCCGGACGCGCCCGGCCAGCACTGCGAATTTCTTCCGGCCCAGGGTCTCGTTCAGGGTGTGCAGCTGGCGGTTGGTGTTGCCCGGCTTGATCACATCGAAGTCGATGAGGGTGAGCTGGCCCACGCCGCTGCGGGCCAGGGCTTCCACGGCCCAGGAACCCACGCCACCGAGGCCGATCACGCACACGTGCAGGCGGGGCAGCAGGGCCGCGGGGGCGGTGCCGTAGAGGCGCTGGATGCCGGCGAAGCGTTGGCGGTAGTCGGTCATGGGCGGGTGGGGACTGGGCGTTGGCGCGCAAGTATAACTGCCCGGGTGGCGCCGGGAAAAGGACCGCTCGTGCCGCCGCTTCAGTTGGCGCTGTAGGGCCAGTCTTCCGCTGCGCTGCGGGGGGCCACTTTCATTTGAAAATAGCGCCGGTCGGCGTCGCGCAGGCGGCGGCTGAGTTCGCGGGCGATGTTCATGTAAATCAGGGCGAATTGTTCCAGATCACGGCGGCGCAGGGCGTCGAGCCGGGCGGCGCTGATTTCCAAAGCGGTGCTCGCACTCACCGCCAGCACCGCGGCGCTGCGCCGCCCCGGCGTGATCAGGCCCATTTCGCCGAAGCACTCGCCCACGCCCAGGTAGCGCAGCAGATAATCCCGGCCCTGCCAGGTTTTCAGCACCGAGACCTTGCCCGATTGCAGCACGAACATGGAGCGGGCGTCCTCGCCTTCGCGAAAAAAGTATTGGCCCTTGGGCCGCGTGACCACGGCGGCGGCCGCCGTGAGATCGTCCAGGGTGGCGGCGCTTACACCGCCGAAGATGGGCATGGCTTGCATGAGGTCGATGCGGGGGTCGGACATGACGGGCCTCCGGGTGCGGTGGGCGTGGGGAGCTATTATGGGCTGGGTGGGCGGTGCTTGTCTTTCTCCTTGCCTGCTGCCGGGGGCCGCCATGCTACCTTGTAGCCAAGCACAGCTTAGTTTACAGGAGTCCTCATATGAGCCAAGACCGATCCCCCCTCGCCGTCATGGCGGCCGGGGTGCCGCCCCGCGCCCGGCCCTCGCTCTACCCCGCGCCTTTTGCCGGTCGCGTGGCGGGCCGGGAAAAGCGCGCCCTGGGCGCCGTGTTCGGCCTTCAGAACTTCGGTGTTAACCTCACCCGTCTGGCGCCGGGGGCCATGTCGGCCCTGCGCCATGCCCACAGCCGCCAGGACGAGTTTGTTTATGTGCTGGAAGGGCGGCCCACCCTGCGCACCGACCAGGGGGATGTGCCGCTGGCACCGGGCATGTGCGCCGGTTTCCGGGCGGGCAGCGGCATCGGCCATCATCTCGTCAACGAAACCGCCGCGGAGGTGTGGTATCTGGAAGTGGGCGACCGCACGCCCGGTGATGAGGCGGTGTACCCCGACGACGATCTCAAAGCCACCGAGGTGAACGGGGTGTGGGTGTTCACCCATAAGGACGGCAGGCCCTACTGAAGGCGCCGCCGTCCGTGGACAAGGCTTTTTACAGCGCCCTGGCCATTGCGCTGACCCTGGTGGCGTTTGCGCCCTATGTGCGTTCCATCTGGCGGGGTGAGACCAAGCCTCATGTGTTTTCCTGGCTCATCTGGGGCGCCACCACCTTCGTGGTGTTTCTGGCGCAACTGGCGGACCGGGGCGGGGCGGGCGCCTGGCCCATTGGGGTGTCGGGCATTATCACGCTGTACGTCGCTTATCTCGCCTATGTGCGACAGGCGGATGCCAGCATCACGCGGGCGGACGGGTGTTTTTTCATCGCTGCCCTGGCGGCCCTGCCGGCGTGGGCCGTGACGGCCGATCCCCTGTGGGCGGTGGTGATCCTGACGGCGGTGGATCTTCTGGGTTTTGCGCCCACTTTCCGCAAAGCCTGGCACCGCCCCCATGACGAACATTTGCCCTTTTTCGTGTTGCTGGCCCTGCGCAATATCGTGGCGATAACGGCGTTGGAGCACTACTCCCTCACCACCGTGTTGTTTCCCGCGGCCCTGGCGCTGGCTTGTGTGCTGTTTGTCGCCATGGTGGCGCAGCGGCGGCGGGTGTTGCGTCGCTGAGCCGCCAACCCCCCGGGGGGGTGCGGCAATTTGTCACATTCCCGCCGTCTGGCGCCGGCCTTATGATGTCGCCCACGATCATTTCGGAGGGTGAATCATGATTTTGCAGCACTGGTTTGCGGTGGCCGTGGCCGTGGGGGCGCTGCTGGGGCCGGCTTGGGCGGTGGCGGGCTGTGGCAGCGCCAATTGTTTTCTGGTGACCGGCACCCAGGAGGGACTGGCCGGGGTGGGGCAGATGACCTTTGATCTGTCTTACCGCTGGATTCCCATGGACCAGCCCCAGCGCGGCAGTGCAGAGACTTCACAGGCGCTGGCCCCGGCGGTGAATTTCGACACGGGCGAAATTGAAGAGGACCACCACCGCGAGCTGCGCACCAACAATGAACTGGTGCAACTGGACGTGAACTACGGCTTCAGTGAGCGTTGGGGGATGGCGCTGGTGTTGCCCTTGATCAACAACCGCCGCCACGAACACGTGGACATCCACCACGAACCCGGGGACGCCGAAGAGGAAAGCTTCAGTTCCCAGGAATACAGCGGCTTTGGCGATGTGCGCCTGCTGGGGAAATACGCCTTTGCCCGGACCACCCGCCATGTATTCGTGGGCGGCCTGGGTGTCAAAGCGCCCACCGGCGACTACAAGCTGCGCAACAACGCCGGGGGCGTGATCAATGAACCCACGGTGATGCCCGGCACGGGGTCGTGGGACGGTCTGTTGTCCGCCTACTATGCTTATCAAATCCGCCCCCGCCGCTGGGACTGGTTTGTGTCCGGTTCTTATCAGCACACCACGGAGAACGATCTCGGCTATCGCTTTGGCAGCACCACTTTGCTCAACACCGGTTTCAATTACCGGTTCCAGCTTCAACAGCGCCACTACAGCGCCGGTTTGCAGCTCAATCTGCGCCATGCGCCGCGGGATGTGTTCCGCGGCCGGGATGTCTCCAGCACAGGAGGCACGTGGGTCCATCTCACCCCGGGCCTGCGCGTGCAAGCGGGTGCGCGCACCCGCCTCTACGTCCATCTGCAACTGCCTGTGCACCAGCAGGTGAACGACAGCAACATTGTGTCCCGCTACGGTCTTGTGTTGGGTGTCTCCCACAGTATCTGATCGTGAAAAGAGTCGCTGAATCAGTCGTCCGGTGGCCGTGCCGGTGGTGGCTTTTACTGGTGCTGGTGCCGCTCACGGCCATGTCCGGCCGCCCCCTGGAGGGCCGGCCGGCGGCGGATTTCAGCCTGCCTGCATTGGCTGGTCAGAATTTGCGCTTGCAGGCGTATCAAGGGCAAGACGTGTTGTTGCATTTCTGGGCCAGCTGGTGCAAACCCTGCGTAAAAGAAATGCCGCAAATCGAGGCGGCTCACCGTGCCTTGAAGGCAAAGGGCCTGGCGGTGATTGCGGTGAACGTGGGTGAAGAACGTGAGACGGTCGCCCGCTTCGCCGATGCACACGGTTTTACCTTTCCCATTGCATTGGACAAAAACTGGGACGTGGCCTCCCGGTACCGTATCATCGGCCTGCCCGTGAGCGTGTTCATCGGGCGTGATGGGCGCGTCAGAGAAATCGTGCAGGGCGGGCGTTTGACCCGTGAGAACATCGAAGCGCGTTTGAACTATCAGTAGAGGATGTTGAAAAAGGTCTTCCCGGCCTCTTTCAACGCCGGCCGGCGCCAATGGCGGCACCCCGTTGTGGCGCTAAATCAACGCGTTGTCTGAGCTTGCGCGCCGTAGTGCTGTTGATACGTGCGGATGCCCGCCGCCTCGGCCGCGCAGCCCTGTTGGTCCAGCCGGGTCAGAATCTCATTCAAGGAAACAATGCTGAACACCGGCACGCCATGCCGTTGTTCCACTTCCTGTATGGCCGACAAACCGCCTTGTCCGCGTTCCTGCCGGTCCAGCGCGATGATGACGCCCGCGGGCACCGCCCCGGCGGCTTTGATGATGGCGATGGACTCGCGCACCGAGGTGCCGGCGGAAATGACATCGTCAATGATCAACACCCGGCCCTGCAACGGTGCGCCCACGGTGGTGCCGCCTTCGCCGTGGTTTTTGGCTTCCTTGCGGTTGAAGGCATAGGGGATGTCGCGGCCGTGTTGGTCCGCCAGCGCGATGACCGTGCTCACGGCCAGGGGAATGCCCTTGTAGGCCGGGCCGAACAGCATGTCGAATTCGAGTTTGGACGCCTGGATGGCCTGGGCGTAAAACCGCCCCAGCCGGGCGACGCTGGCGCCGGAGTCAAACAGGCCGGTGTTGAAAAAATAAGGGCTGATGCGGCCGGATTTCAGTCTGAATTTGCCAAAGCGCAGGACGTTCGTTTCAATGGCGAAGTCGATGAAGGCTTGTTGATATTCGTGCATGGGCGCCATTGTAGCCGCGCGCGTGGGGATAAGGAAATGTTGCCGGGCGTGAAACCGTCAAGCACGCCAAGGTGATGTACCGTGCCTCTTTGTCTGCTCAGCACCATTCGCGGTCAAAACTCCCCGTTTCAGTTAAACTTCGCCCCCATGAAAATCATCACCGT
This is a stretch of genomic DNA from Gammaproteobacteria bacterium. It encodes these proteins:
- a CDS encoding cupin domain-containing protein, which codes for MSQDRSPLAVMAAGVPPRARPSLYPAPFAGRVAGREKRALGAVFGLQNFGVNLTRLAPGAMSALRHAHSRQDEFVYVLEGRPTLRTDQGDVPLAPGMCAGFRAGSGIGHHLVNETAAEVWYLEVGDRTPGDEAVYPDDDLKATEVNGVWVFTHKDGRPY
- a CDS encoding cyclic nucleotide-binding domain-containing protein, giving the protein MSDPRIDLMQAMPIFGGVSAATLDDLTAAAAVVTRPKGQYFFREGEDARSMFVLQSGKVSVLKTWQGRDYLLRYLGVGECFGEMGLITPGRRSAAVLAVSASTALEISAARLDALRRRDLEQFALIYMNIARELSRRLRDADRRYFQMKVAPRSAAEDWPYSAN
- a CDS encoding orotate phosphoribosyltransferase, whose amino-acid sequence is MHEYQQAFIDFAIETNVLRFGKFRLKSGRISPYFFNTGLFDSGASVARLGRFYAQAIQASKLEFDMLFGPAYKGIPLAVSTVIALADQHGRDIPYAFNRKEAKNHGEGGTTVGAPLQGRVLIIDDVISAGTSVRESIAIIKAAGAVPAGVIIALDRQERGQGGLSAIQEVEQRHGVPVFSIVSLNEILTRLDQQGCAAEAAGIRTYQQHYGAQAQTTR
- a CDS encoding redoxin domain-containing protein, which produces MLVPLTAMSGRPLEGRPAADFSLPALAGQNLRLQAYQGQDVLLHFWASWCKPCVKEMPQIEAAHRALKAKGLAVIAVNVGEERETVARFADAHGFTFPIALDKNWDVASRYRIIGLPVSVFIGRDGRVREIVQGGRLTRENIEARLNYQ
- the tcdA gene encoding tRNA cyclic N6-threonylcarbamoyladenosine(37) synthase TcdA; this encodes MTDYRQRFAGIQRLYGTAPAALLPRLHVCVIGLGGVGSWAVEALARSGVGQLTLIDFDVIKPGNTNRQLHTLNETLGRKKFAVLAGRVRSINPECRCHTIDDFLSERNVRDYLAPRRGYDYVIDAIDSIRFKAAMIHHCRRNKIPIITTGGAGGLTDPTAIKVADLSRTYNDPLAAKVRKRLRSGHRFPTNPKRYFGVDCVFSTQQPVYPRPDGGVSSAKPGIHGISLDCRYGYGSASFVTACFGFAAASRVINKTLQKRASEAGEATPFPAPPAELLSNTTD